From Caretta caretta isolate rCarCar2 chromosome 16, rCarCar1.hap1, whole genome shotgun sequence, the proteins below share one genomic window:
- the ADGRD2 gene encoding adhesion G protein-coupled receptor D2 isoform X3 — MQIQKNTEEPLDLQRQNLSSEKQQRGKDFQPIDMVRQHSRPEYWFLSFLIASLSREVLDFTALADNHTSKDFGAAAATIATSGDVYEYVDVPLDWWHANRHCEQRFAQLLFEIRDSELASVSKLLRSHQVQSSVWLDEREAFLHKHKQRRIHTAPILVFRNKTDTKYVKVLAKFPVMPAVTACAHIQWDNKTQEISTVFSYAVPAFINEFQLRGFVDEEGFVRFAIIVHGHHSPYLPVFRSDGLWHHFCVTWQQRNGTWAIYADGKKKASAAGLCAAGPPASQAIYAHGTFIIGQDQDSLGGTFKEKESFSGNITDLNMWRRVLSKEQIERVRSCCLIEHELIFRWGSYTLEIEPAVQEVTAQFLCPGPVEQCRVLDVGSGGVRDTSCSRSLPFVCHYKKDVYLLLKKTQSESSPPLISRVNILANATVIPENIFLGDVRDMNISAAVNVLHALTIVLREEEIPVKPADLLGVVQFLKQVSDVEVQEQEQLEILEQLSQYYVEVTGLILEEQNTDKWSEISQIIRGPMTVVENMDRMASNLDQLLTAERTKIAIQHRNIRVEVRKMELSQQEPSSDVYLIQSQETGGPDLIEVPPEEVERLKAKGLHRVTVINTWYGYSSLQCFLAGSRTVFQDGAASDGGRRYLSTQVGSAIISSVLRSDYQEISTSDPPDKLVEPICAFWNFSVSPDTGGMWSTVGCSIIMSHLGSTACFCNHTTNFAVLLQVYEVQRSSEEELTLKTLTFIGCGVSFCALIVTFILFLVVGVPKSERTTVHKNLIFALAAAEGLLMFSELAKTNQVLCFAVTAFLHLFFMAAFSWMLVEGLLLWSKVVAVNMSEDRRMKFYYVTGWGLPVVIVGVTLATSFNKYVADHHCWLNVQTDIIWAFVGPVLFVLTVNTFVLFRVVMVTVSSARRRSKMLTPSSGVEKQIGIQIWAMAKPILVLLPVLGLTWVCGVLVHLSIIWAHVFIVLNSLQGLYIFLVYAIYNSEVRNAIQRMKEKKKALSFTNCSHPINYLSSPRNTASWETGKLSPSAPESALSSPVQKDPPLKNITNKGNFGAKIPMGISSMMSPERPAVELTAFKSSEHCMAQPQ; from the exons ATTGCTAGCCTGTCCAGAGAAGTCTTAGACTTTACTGCCCTTGCTGATAATCACACTTCAAAAG ATTTTGGTGCTGCGGCTGCCACCATTGCAACCTCGGGAGATGTTTATGAATATGTGGACGTCCCCTTGGACTGGTGGCATGCGAACAGACACTGTGAACAACGCTTTGCACAGCTGCTCTTTGAGATCAGGGACAGCGAGCTGGCTTCAGTCAGCAAACTGCTGCGCTCCCACCAAGTGCAAAGCTCTGTCTGGTTAGACGAGAGGGAGGCATTCCTGCACAAACACAAACAGAGAC GAATTCACACAGCACCAATCCTGGTGTTCAGAAACAAAACAGACACTAAGTACGTGAAGGTTCTGGCCAAATTCCCCGTGATGCCTGCTGTCACCGCCTGTGCCCACATCCAGTGGGACAACAAGACCCAGGAGATTTCCACCGTCTTCTCCTATGCTGTCCCTGCTTTCATTAACGAGTTCCAGCTGCGCGGCTTTGTTGATGAGGAAGGGTTTGTACGATTTGCCATCATCGTCCACGGACACCACTCCCCGTACCTGCCCGTGTTCCGCAGCGACGGGCTGTGGCATCACTTCTGTGTCACCTGGCAACAGCGGAATGGGACATGGGCCATCTACGCCGACGGGAAGAAGAAGGCCTCTGCTGCTGGACTGTGTGCCGCAGGGCCACCGGCCAGCCAGGCTATTTACGCTCATGGAACTTTTATTATTGGACAAGACCAAGATTCACTAGGGGGCACCTTCAAGGAGAAAGAGTCCTTCAGTGGGAACATCACTGACCTGAACATGTGGCGGAGAGTCCTTAGCAAAGAGCAGATAGAGAGAGTCCGGTCATGCTGCCTGATAGAACATGAGCTTATCTTCAGGTGGGGCAGTTACACTCTGGAGATCGAGCCCGCTGTACAAGAAGTGACAGCACAGTTCCTGTGCCCAG GGCCTGTGGAGCAATGCAGAGTTCTTGACGTTGGCAGTGGTGGAGTTCGTGACACTTCTTGTTCGCGTTCCTTGCCTTTCGTCTGCCACTACAAGAAGG ATGTGTATTTACTCTTGAAGAAAACCCAATCAGAATCCAGCCCGCCACTGATCAGTAGGGTTAATATCCTCGCAAATGCTACCGTG attcctgaGAATATTTTCTTGGGCGATGTTAGAGACATGAACATCTCAGCAGCTGTCAATGTTCTCCATGCTCTGACGATCGTCCTGAGGGAGGAGGAGATCCCGGTGAAGCCAGCTGACCTGCTGGGCGTGGTCCAGTTTCTAAAGCAAGTTTCAGACGTTGAAGTCCAGGAGCAGGAACAGCTGGAGATCCTGGAACAGCTGAGCCAGTATTACGTGGAAGTGACTGGACTGATCCTGGAGGAGCAAAATACTGACAAGTGGTCAGAAATCAGCCAG ATTATCAGAGGGCCTATGACTGTTGTAGAGAACATGGACAGAATGGCCTCAAACCTAGACCAACTTCTGACTGCAGAAAGGACAAAGATAGCGATCCAGCACAGGAACATCA GGGTTGAAGTCAGGAAGATGGAGCTCAGCCAGCAGGAGCCCAGCAGTGACGTgtatctgatccaaagccaggAGACAGGCGGGCCTGACCTCATAGAAGTTCCCCCTGAAGAAGTAGAAAGACTTAAAGCCAAAG GTCTCCACAGAGTCACTGTGATCAACACGTGGTACGGCTACTCCTCCCTCCAGTGCTTCCTCGCGGGGAGCCGCACCGTGTTCCAGGATGGGGCCGCGTCTGACGGAGGACGGAG GTATCTGAGCACACAGGTGGGCTCCGCCATTATTTCATCCGTTCTACGCAGCGACTACCAGGAGATCAGCACATCG GACCCGCCTGACAAGCTTGTGGAACCGATCTGCGCTTTCTGGAACTTCAGCGTCAG CCCAGACACCGGGGGAATGTGGTCCACTGTAGGCTGCTCCATCATAATGTCTCACCTGGGATCCACAGCCTGCTTCTGCAACCACACCACCAACTTTGCAGTGCTGTTGCAGGTGTATGAAGTGCAG AGGAGCTCAGAAGAGGAGCTGACTCTGAAGACCCTGACGTTTATTGGATGTGGAGTTTCTTTCTGTGCCCTGATTGTTACATTCATTTTATTCCTGGTAGTCGG CGTTCCTAAGAGCGAAAGAACAACCGTGCACAAGAATCTGATCTTTGCTTTAGCTGCAGCTGAAGGTCTGCTCATGTTTAGTGAATTGGCCAAAACCAACCAG GTACTGTGCTTTGCTGTCACAGCTTTCCTCCACCTCTTCTTCATGGCAGCCTTTTCTTGGATGCTGGTAGAAGGGCTTCTCCTGTGGAGCAAAGTGGTTGCCGTCAACATGAGTGAAGACAGGAGAATGAAGTTTTACTATGTGACTGGCTGGG GCCTGCCAGTTGTTATTGTTGGTGTGACTCTGGCAACTTCATTTAACAAGTACGTGGCAGACCATCATTGCTGGCTGAACGTTCAGACCGATATCATCTGGGCGTTTGTTGGGCCAGTTCTCTTTGTTCTGACG GTAAATACCTTCGTGCTGTTCCGGGTGGTGATGGTCACAGTGTCCAGTGCACGGAGGAGGTCAAAGATGCTGACCCCCAGCAGCGGCGTGGAGAAACAGATTGGAATCCAGATATG GGCCATGGCCAAGCCCATCTTGGTGCTGCTACCAGTCCTGGGCCTGACGTGGGTGTGTGGGGTCCTGGTTCACCTCAGCATCATCTGGGCTCATGTCTTCATTGTGCTGAACTCCCTCCAG GGCTTGTACATCTTCCTGGTCTATGCAATCTATAACAGTGAG GTGAGGAACGCCATACAGAGgatgaaggagaagaagaaagcgCTCTCATTCACA AACTGTTCTCATCCGATCAATTATCTGTCAAGTCCAAGAAATACAGCTTCCTGGGAGACTGGGAAGCTGAGTCCCTCCGCGCCCGAGAGCGCCTTGTCCAGCCCTGTGCAGAAAGATCCCCCCCTGAAGAACATTACCAACAAAG GAAACTTTGGTGCTAAAATTCCTATGGGGATTTCCTCAATGATGTCACCAGAGAGACCG
- the ADGRD2 gene encoding adhesion G protein-coupled receptor D2 isoform X4: MVRQHSRPEYWFLSFLIASLSREVLDFTALADNHTSKDFGAAAATIATSGDVYEYVDVPLDWWHANRHCEQRFAQLLFEIRDSELASVSKLLRSHQVQSSVWLDEREAFLHKHKQRRIHTAPILVFRNKTDTKYVKVLAKFPVMPAVTACAHIQWDNKTQEISTVFSYAVPAFINEFQLRGFVDEEGFVRFAIIVHGHHSPYLPVFRSDGLWHHFCVTWQQRNGTWAIYADGKKKASAAGLCAAGPPASQAIYAHGTFIIGQDQDSLGGTFKEKESFSGNITDLNMWRRVLSKEQIERVRSCCLIEHELIFRWGSYTLEIEPAVQEVTAQFLCPGPVEQCRVLDVGSGGVRDTSCSRSLPFVCHYKKDVYLLLKKTQSESSPPLISRVNILANATVIPENIFLGDVRDMNISAAVNVLHALTIVLREEEIPVKPADLLGVVQFLKQVSDVEVQEQEQLEILEQLSQYYVEVTGLILEEQNTDKWSEISQIIRGPMTVVENMDRMASNLDQLLTAERTKIAIQHRNIRVEVRKMELSQQEPSSDVYLIQSQETGGPDLIEVPPEEVERLKAKGLHRVTVINTWYGYSSLQCFLAGSRTVFQDGAASDGGRRYLSTQVGSAIISSVLRSDYQEISTSVRYRLQHRTQDPPDKLVEPICAFWNFSVSPDTGGMWSTVGCSIIMSHLGSTACFCNHTTNFAVLLQVYEVQRSSEEELTLKTLTFIGCGVSFCALIVTFILFLVVGVPKSERTTVHKNLIFALAAAEGLLMFSELAKTNQVLCFAVTAFLHLFFMAAFSWMLVEGLLLWSKVVAVNMSEDRRMKFYYVTGWGLPVVIVGVTLATSFNKYVADHHCWLNVQTDIIWAFVGPVLFVLTVNTFVLFRVVMVTVSSARRRSKMLTPSSGVEKQIGIQIWAMAKPILVLLPVLGLTWVCGVLVHLSIIWAHVFIVLNSLQGLYIFLVYAIYNSEVRNAIQRMKEKKKALSFTNCSHPINYLSSPRNTASWETGKLSPSAPESALSSPVQKDPPLKNITNKGNFGAKIPMGISSMMSPERPAVELTAFKSSEHCMAQPQ; this comes from the exons ATTGCTAGCCTGTCCAGAGAAGTCTTAGACTTTACTGCCCTTGCTGATAATCACACTTCAAAAG ATTTTGGTGCTGCGGCTGCCACCATTGCAACCTCGGGAGATGTTTATGAATATGTGGACGTCCCCTTGGACTGGTGGCATGCGAACAGACACTGTGAACAACGCTTTGCACAGCTGCTCTTTGAGATCAGGGACAGCGAGCTGGCTTCAGTCAGCAAACTGCTGCGCTCCCACCAAGTGCAAAGCTCTGTCTGGTTAGACGAGAGGGAGGCATTCCTGCACAAACACAAACAGAGAC GAATTCACACAGCACCAATCCTGGTGTTCAGAAACAAAACAGACACTAAGTACGTGAAGGTTCTGGCCAAATTCCCCGTGATGCCTGCTGTCACCGCCTGTGCCCACATCCAGTGGGACAACAAGACCCAGGAGATTTCCACCGTCTTCTCCTATGCTGTCCCTGCTTTCATTAACGAGTTCCAGCTGCGCGGCTTTGTTGATGAGGAAGGGTTTGTACGATTTGCCATCATCGTCCACGGACACCACTCCCCGTACCTGCCCGTGTTCCGCAGCGACGGGCTGTGGCATCACTTCTGTGTCACCTGGCAACAGCGGAATGGGACATGGGCCATCTACGCCGACGGGAAGAAGAAGGCCTCTGCTGCTGGACTGTGTGCCGCAGGGCCACCGGCCAGCCAGGCTATTTACGCTCATGGAACTTTTATTATTGGACAAGACCAAGATTCACTAGGGGGCACCTTCAAGGAGAAAGAGTCCTTCAGTGGGAACATCACTGACCTGAACATGTGGCGGAGAGTCCTTAGCAAAGAGCAGATAGAGAGAGTCCGGTCATGCTGCCTGATAGAACATGAGCTTATCTTCAGGTGGGGCAGTTACACTCTGGAGATCGAGCCCGCTGTACAAGAAGTGACAGCACAGTTCCTGTGCCCAG GGCCTGTGGAGCAATGCAGAGTTCTTGACGTTGGCAGTGGTGGAGTTCGTGACACTTCTTGTTCGCGTTCCTTGCCTTTCGTCTGCCACTACAAGAAGG ATGTGTATTTACTCTTGAAGAAAACCCAATCAGAATCCAGCCCGCCACTGATCAGTAGGGTTAATATCCTCGCAAATGCTACCGTG attcctgaGAATATTTTCTTGGGCGATGTTAGAGACATGAACATCTCAGCAGCTGTCAATGTTCTCCATGCTCTGACGATCGTCCTGAGGGAGGAGGAGATCCCGGTGAAGCCAGCTGACCTGCTGGGCGTGGTCCAGTTTCTAAAGCAAGTTTCAGACGTTGAAGTCCAGGAGCAGGAACAGCTGGAGATCCTGGAACAGCTGAGCCAGTATTACGTGGAAGTGACTGGACTGATCCTGGAGGAGCAAAATACTGACAAGTGGTCAGAAATCAGCCAG ATTATCAGAGGGCCTATGACTGTTGTAGAGAACATGGACAGAATGGCCTCAAACCTAGACCAACTTCTGACTGCAGAAAGGACAAAGATAGCGATCCAGCACAGGAACATCA GGGTTGAAGTCAGGAAGATGGAGCTCAGCCAGCAGGAGCCCAGCAGTGACGTgtatctgatccaaagccaggAGACAGGCGGGCCTGACCTCATAGAAGTTCCCCCTGAAGAAGTAGAAAGACTTAAAGCCAAAG GTCTCCACAGAGTCACTGTGATCAACACGTGGTACGGCTACTCCTCCCTCCAGTGCTTCCTCGCGGGGAGCCGCACCGTGTTCCAGGATGGGGCCGCGTCTGACGGAGGACGGAG GTATCTGAGCACACAGGTGGGCTCCGCCATTATTTCATCCGTTCTACGCAGCGACTACCAGGAGATCAGCACATCGGTACGCTATCGCCTGCAGCACCGCACCCAG GACCCGCCTGACAAGCTTGTGGAACCGATCTGCGCTTTCTGGAACTTCAGCGTCAG CCCAGACACCGGGGGAATGTGGTCCACTGTAGGCTGCTCCATCATAATGTCTCACCTGGGATCCACAGCCTGCTTCTGCAACCACACCACCAACTTTGCAGTGCTGTTGCAGGTGTATGAAGTGCAG AGGAGCTCAGAAGAGGAGCTGACTCTGAAGACCCTGACGTTTATTGGATGTGGAGTTTCTTTCTGTGCCCTGATTGTTACATTCATTTTATTCCTGGTAGTCGG CGTTCCTAAGAGCGAAAGAACAACCGTGCACAAGAATCTGATCTTTGCTTTAGCTGCAGCTGAAGGTCTGCTCATGTTTAGTGAATTGGCCAAAACCAACCAG GTACTGTGCTTTGCTGTCACAGCTTTCCTCCACCTCTTCTTCATGGCAGCCTTTTCTTGGATGCTGGTAGAAGGGCTTCTCCTGTGGAGCAAAGTGGTTGCCGTCAACATGAGTGAAGACAGGAGAATGAAGTTTTACTATGTGACTGGCTGGG GCCTGCCAGTTGTTATTGTTGGTGTGACTCTGGCAACTTCATTTAACAAGTACGTGGCAGACCATCATTGCTGGCTGAACGTTCAGACCGATATCATCTGGGCGTTTGTTGGGCCAGTTCTCTTTGTTCTGACG GTAAATACCTTCGTGCTGTTCCGGGTGGTGATGGTCACAGTGTCCAGTGCACGGAGGAGGTCAAAGATGCTGACCCCCAGCAGCGGCGTGGAGAAACAGATTGGAATCCAGATATG GGCCATGGCCAAGCCCATCTTGGTGCTGCTACCAGTCCTGGGCCTGACGTGGGTGTGTGGGGTCCTGGTTCACCTCAGCATCATCTGGGCTCATGTCTTCATTGTGCTGAACTCCCTCCAG GGCTTGTACATCTTCCTGGTCTATGCAATCTATAACAGTGAG GTGAGGAACGCCATACAGAGgatgaaggagaagaagaaagcgCTCTCATTCACA AACTGTTCTCATCCGATCAATTATCTGTCAAGTCCAAGAAATACAGCTTCCTGGGAGACTGGGAAGCTGAGTCCCTCCGCGCCCGAGAGCGCCTTGTCCAGCCCTGTGCAGAAAGATCCCCCCCTGAAGAACATTACCAACAAAG GAAACTTTGGTGCTAAAATTCCTATGGGGATTTCCTCAATGATGTCACCAGAGAGACCG
- the ADGRD2 gene encoding adhesion G protein-coupled receptor D2 isoform X1, with amino-acid sequence MQIQKNTEEPLDLQRQNLSSEKQQRGKDFQPIDMVRQHSRPEYWFLSFLIASLSREVLDFTALADNHTSKDFGAAAATIATSGDVYEYVDVPLDWWHANRHCEQRFAQLLFEIRDSELASVSKLLRSHQVQSSVWLDEREAFLHKHKQRRIHTAPILVFRNKTDTKYVKVLAKFPVMPAVTACAHIQWDNKTQEISTVFSYAVPAFINEFQLRGFVDEEGFVRFAIIVHGHHSPYLPVFRSDGLWHHFCVTWQQRNGTWAIYADGKKKASAAGLCAAGPPASQAIYAHGTFIIGQDQDSLGGTFKEKESFSGNITDLNMWRRVLSKEQIERVRSCCLIEHELIFRWGSYTLEIEPAVQEVTAQFLCPGPVEQCRVLDVGSGGVRDTSCSRSLPFVCHYKKDVYLLLKKTQSESSPPLISRVNILANATVIPENIFLGDVRDMNISAAVNVLHALTIVLREEEIPVKPADLLGVVQFLKQVSDVEVQEQEQLEILEQLSQYYVEVTGLILEEQNTDKWSEISQIIRGPMTVVENMDRMASNLDQLLTAERTKIAIQHRNIRVEVRKMELSQQEPSSDVYLIQSQETGGPDLIEVPPEEVERLKAKGLHRVTVINTWYGYSSLQCFLAGSRTVFQDGAASDGGRRYLSTQVGSAIISSVLRSDYQEISTSVRYRLQHRTQDPPDKLVEPICAFWNFSVSPDTGGMWSTVGCSIIMSHLGSTACFCNHTTNFAVLLQVYEVQRSSEEELTLKTLTFIGCGVSFCALIVTFILFLVVGVPKSERTTVHKNLIFALAAAEGLLMFSELAKTNQVLCFAVTAFLHLFFMAAFSWMLVEGLLLWSKVVAVNMSEDRRMKFYYVTGWGLPVVIVGVTLATSFNKYVADHHCWLNVQTDIIWAFVGPVLFVLTVNTFVLFRVVMVTVSSARRRSKMLTPSSGVEKQIGIQIWAMAKPILVLLPVLGLTWVCGVLVHLSIIWAHVFIVLNSLQGLYIFLVYAIYNSEVRNAIQRMKEKKKALSFTNCSHPINYLSSPRNTASWETGKLSPSAPESALSSPVQKDPPLKNITNKGNFGAKIPMGISSMMSPERPAVELTAFKSSEHCMAQPQ; translated from the exons ATTGCTAGCCTGTCCAGAGAAGTCTTAGACTTTACTGCCCTTGCTGATAATCACACTTCAAAAG ATTTTGGTGCTGCGGCTGCCACCATTGCAACCTCGGGAGATGTTTATGAATATGTGGACGTCCCCTTGGACTGGTGGCATGCGAACAGACACTGTGAACAACGCTTTGCACAGCTGCTCTTTGAGATCAGGGACAGCGAGCTGGCTTCAGTCAGCAAACTGCTGCGCTCCCACCAAGTGCAAAGCTCTGTCTGGTTAGACGAGAGGGAGGCATTCCTGCACAAACACAAACAGAGAC GAATTCACACAGCACCAATCCTGGTGTTCAGAAACAAAACAGACACTAAGTACGTGAAGGTTCTGGCCAAATTCCCCGTGATGCCTGCTGTCACCGCCTGTGCCCACATCCAGTGGGACAACAAGACCCAGGAGATTTCCACCGTCTTCTCCTATGCTGTCCCTGCTTTCATTAACGAGTTCCAGCTGCGCGGCTTTGTTGATGAGGAAGGGTTTGTACGATTTGCCATCATCGTCCACGGACACCACTCCCCGTACCTGCCCGTGTTCCGCAGCGACGGGCTGTGGCATCACTTCTGTGTCACCTGGCAACAGCGGAATGGGACATGGGCCATCTACGCCGACGGGAAGAAGAAGGCCTCTGCTGCTGGACTGTGTGCCGCAGGGCCACCGGCCAGCCAGGCTATTTACGCTCATGGAACTTTTATTATTGGACAAGACCAAGATTCACTAGGGGGCACCTTCAAGGAGAAAGAGTCCTTCAGTGGGAACATCACTGACCTGAACATGTGGCGGAGAGTCCTTAGCAAAGAGCAGATAGAGAGAGTCCGGTCATGCTGCCTGATAGAACATGAGCTTATCTTCAGGTGGGGCAGTTACACTCTGGAGATCGAGCCCGCTGTACAAGAAGTGACAGCACAGTTCCTGTGCCCAG GGCCTGTGGAGCAATGCAGAGTTCTTGACGTTGGCAGTGGTGGAGTTCGTGACACTTCTTGTTCGCGTTCCTTGCCTTTCGTCTGCCACTACAAGAAGG ATGTGTATTTACTCTTGAAGAAAACCCAATCAGAATCCAGCCCGCCACTGATCAGTAGGGTTAATATCCTCGCAAATGCTACCGTG attcctgaGAATATTTTCTTGGGCGATGTTAGAGACATGAACATCTCAGCAGCTGTCAATGTTCTCCATGCTCTGACGATCGTCCTGAGGGAGGAGGAGATCCCGGTGAAGCCAGCTGACCTGCTGGGCGTGGTCCAGTTTCTAAAGCAAGTTTCAGACGTTGAAGTCCAGGAGCAGGAACAGCTGGAGATCCTGGAACAGCTGAGCCAGTATTACGTGGAAGTGACTGGACTGATCCTGGAGGAGCAAAATACTGACAAGTGGTCAGAAATCAGCCAG ATTATCAGAGGGCCTATGACTGTTGTAGAGAACATGGACAGAATGGCCTCAAACCTAGACCAACTTCTGACTGCAGAAAGGACAAAGATAGCGATCCAGCACAGGAACATCA GGGTTGAAGTCAGGAAGATGGAGCTCAGCCAGCAGGAGCCCAGCAGTGACGTgtatctgatccaaagccaggAGACAGGCGGGCCTGACCTCATAGAAGTTCCCCCTGAAGAAGTAGAAAGACTTAAAGCCAAAG GTCTCCACAGAGTCACTGTGATCAACACGTGGTACGGCTACTCCTCCCTCCAGTGCTTCCTCGCGGGGAGCCGCACCGTGTTCCAGGATGGGGCCGCGTCTGACGGAGGACGGAG GTATCTGAGCACACAGGTGGGCTCCGCCATTATTTCATCCGTTCTACGCAGCGACTACCAGGAGATCAGCACATCGGTACGCTATCGCCTGCAGCACCGCACCCAG GACCCGCCTGACAAGCTTGTGGAACCGATCTGCGCTTTCTGGAACTTCAGCGTCAG CCCAGACACCGGGGGAATGTGGTCCACTGTAGGCTGCTCCATCATAATGTCTCACCTGGGATCCACAGCCTGCTTCTGCAACCACACCACCAACTTTGCAGTGCTGTTGCAGGTGTATGAAGTGCAG AGGAGCTCAGAAGAGGAGCTGACTCTGAAGACCCTGACGTTTATTGGATGTGGAGTTTCTTTCTGTGCCCTGATTGTTACATTCATTTTATTCCTGGTAGTCGG CGTTCCTAAGAGCGAAAGAACAACCGTGCACAAGAATCTGATCTTTGCTTTAGCTGCAGCTGAAGGTCTGCTCATGTTTAGTGAATTGGCCAAAACCAACCAG GTACTGTGCTTTGCTGTCACAGCTTTCCTCCACCTCTTCTTCATGGCAGCCTTTTCTTGGATGCTGGTAGAAGGGCTTCTCCTGTGGAGCAAAGTGGTTGCCGTCAACATGAGTGAAGACAGGAGAATGAAGTTTTACTATGTGACTGGCTGGG GCCTGCCAGTTGTTATTGTTGGTGTGACTCTGGCAACTTCATTTAACAAGTACGTGGCAGACCATCATTGCTGGCTGAACGTTCAGACCGATATCATCTGGGCGTTTGTTGGGCCAGTTCTCTTTGTTCTGACG GTAAATACCTTCGTGCTGTTCCGGGTGGTGATGGTCACAGTGTCCAGTGCACGGAGGAGGTCAAAGATGCTGACCCCCAGCAGCGGCGTGGAGAAACAGATTGGAATCCAGATATG GGCCATGGCCAAGCCCATCTTGGTGCTGCTACCAGTCCTGGGCCTGACGTGGGTGTGTGGGGTCCTGGTTCACCTCAGCATCATCTGGGCTCATGTCTTCATTGTGCTGAACTCCCTCCAG GGCTTGTACATCTTCCTGGTCTATGCAATCTATAACAGTGAG GTGAGGAACGCCATACAGAGgatgaaggagaagaagaaagcgCTCTCATTCACA AACTGTTCTCATCCGATCAATTATCTGTCAAGTCCAAGAAATACAGCTTCCTGGGAGACTGGGAAGCTGAGTCCCTCCGCGCCCGAGAGCGCCTTGTCCAGCCCTGTGCAGAAAGATCCCCCCCTGAAGAACATTACCAACAAAG GAAACTTTGGTGCTAAAATTCCTATGGGGATTTCCTCAATGATGTCACCAGAGAGACCG